Proteins from a single region of Streptococcus mitis:
- a CDS encoding DUF4176 domain-containing protein — MSNLLPIGTIVRLHNGAIDVIIIGRFPLYNQEGTISYFDIVV; from the coding sequence ATGTCTAACTTATTACCTATTGGTACAATTGTTCGTCTACATAATGGAGCGATTGATGTGATAATTATAGGTAGATTTCCATTATACAATCAGGAGGGTACAATTAGCTATTTTGATATTGTGGTATAA